From the Catenulispora sp. GP43 genome, one window contains:
- a CDS encoding MFS transporter has translation MTSTLAAGAETGRVPAHTDMRVPVPLTVAAFTANFDRFAVGPILVTIAAAMHTPLSSTVALASGYALAYGLSQPVWGILSDRIGRLAVVRIALSIAAIAGLASAVVPGMALLTVCRCVAGFAFGAAVPSSLSFVGDAVAPERRQNALADLMAALGLGSGLAALFAGVVAHWLSWRLVFAVPSLVAITAVVLLRGVGEPERATVGGLGEQIGAVLHAPFAHVVTALGIVEGAVLLGGLTFVAPALQHRGLSSTAAGALTALYGAATLAFTRAVKALARRVPPHGLAAIGGAVVVVGYGCAAMAPGVATYALVAALLGAGWAFLHSTLQAWATSVVPQARGTAVSFYVAALFVGSALGAALGGGAAAHGQYGTVFGVCGLATVPLTAAVVFGRRRFVARG, from the coding sequence GTGACTTCCACCCTCGCCGCCGGTGCGGAAACCGGACGCGTCCCCGCCCACACCGACATGCGCGTGCCGGTGCCGCTCACCGTGGCGGCGTTCACGGCCAACTTCGACCGGTTCGCGGTCGGGCCGATTCTGGTGACGATCGCGGCGGCGATGCACACGCCGCTGTCGTCGACCGTCGCGCTCGCGAGTGGCTACGCGCTGGCGTACGGACTGTCGCAACCGGTGTGGGGGATCTTGTCGGACCGGATCGGGCGTCTGGCGGTGGTGCGGATCGCGCTGAGCATCGCGGCGATCGCCGGGCTGGCCTCGGCAGTGGTGCCGGGGATGGCGCTGCTGACGGTGTGTCGGTGCGTGGCGGGCTTCGCGTTCGGGGCGGCGGTGCCGTCGTCGCTGAGCTTCGTGGGCGACGCGGTGGCACCGGAGCGTCGGCAGAACGCGCTCGCGGATCTGATGGCGGCGCTCGGACTGGGCAGCGGACTGGCCGCCCTTTTCGCGGGCGTGGTGGCGCACTGGCTGAGCTGGCGGCTGGTCTTCGCCGTACCCTCGCTGGTCGCGATCACCGCGGTGGTGCTGTTGCGCGGGGTCGGGGAACCGGAGCGTGCGACGGTCGGGGGCTTGGGCGAGCAGATCGGGGCGGTGCTGCACGCGCCGTTCGCGCATGTGGTGACGGCGCTGGGGATCGTGGAGGGCGCGGTGTTGCTCGGCGGTCTGACGTTCGTAGCACCGGCGTTGCAACATCGAGGACTGTCATCGACAGCGGCCGGCGCACTGACCGCGTTGTACGGCGCCGCGACGCTCGCCTTCACCCGCGCGGTGAAGGCACTGGCCCGGCGGGTGCCGCCCCACGGCCTGGCGGCGATCGGCGGGGCGGTGGTCGTGGTGGGCTACGGCTGCGCGGCGATGGCGCCGGGGGTGGCGACGTACGCGCTGGTGGCGGCCCTGTTGGGCGCGGGCTGGGCGTTCCTGCACTCGACGTTGCAGGCCTGGGCGACCTCGGTGGTGCCGCAGGCGCGCGGGACGGCGGTGTCGTTCTACGTGGCGGCGCTGTTCGTGGGCAGCGCCTTGGGGGCGGCGCTCGGAGGCGGGGCTGCGGCGCATGGGCAGTACGGGACGGTGTTCGGGGTGTGCGGGCTGGCGACGGTTCCGCTGACGGCGGCTGTGGTTTTCGGGCGGCGGCGGTTTGTGGCTCGGGGCTAG
- a CDS encoding helix-turn-helix transcriptional regulator yields the protein MDDHDAQRRAALGAFLRSRRERLTPADVGLADDFGLSRKADARPALSDGSGSGSDVGVASGVGRGIGAGTDSSAGRPRTAKPNPRRRTPGLRREEVALLSGVSVSWYSWLEQGRPIAASRQVLDALAATLRLTAAERRHVFELAGESDAGALQAPAADGCPVVGEHLRATVAALAPVPACLLDLHWDILAYNDAEAALYGGLDHLPSARRNMIWLYFGWPGMRELLKDFEAEAWSVLAQFRASADRHVGDPRFAEILADVTAADPDFPRRWDRHDIAAFTPALKRFIHPRHGPLTFRQTKLIAAENPDLHLLARHPADPSTRRAMEEMA from the coding sequence ATGGACGATCACGACGCGCAGCGCCGGGCCGCGCTCGGCGCCTTCCTCCGTTCCCGCCGCGAACGCCTCACTCCGGCAGACGTGGGCCTCGCGGACGACTTCGGCCTGAGCAGGAAAGCCGATGCTCGCCCTGCGCTAAGCGACGGCAGCGGCAGCGGCAGCGATGTCGGTGTCGCCAGCGGTGTCGGCAGAGGCATCGGTGCCGGCACCGACTCCAGCGCCGGCCGACCGCGCACTGCCAAGCCCAACCCGCGCCGCCGCACTCCCGGCCTCCGCCGCGAGGAAGTCGCGCTGCTGTCCGGCGTCAGCGTGTCCTGGTACTCCTGGCTCGAGCAGGGCCGCCCGATCGCCGCTTCCCGCCAGGTCCTCGACGCGCTGGCCGCCACCTTGCGTCTCACCGCCGCCGAACGCCGCCACGTCTTCGAGCTGGCTGGGGAGAGCGACGCCGGCGCGTTGCAGGCCCCCGCCGCCGATGGTTGTCCCGTGGTCGGGGAGCATCTGCGCGCCACGGTCGCCGCGCTGGCCCCGGTGCCGGCGTGCCTGTTGGACCTGCACTGGGACATCCTCGCCTACAACGATGCCGAAGCCGCCCTCTACGGCGGCCTGGACCACCTGCCGTCGGCGCGTCGCAACATGATCTGGCTCTACTTCGGCTGGCCGGGCATGCGCGAGCTCCTCAAGGACTTCGAAGCCGAGGCCTGGTCCGTCCTGGCCCAGTTCCGGGCCTCCGCCGACCGGCACGTCGGCGACCCGCGCTTCGCCGAGATCCTCGCCGACGTCACCGCCGCCGACCCCGACTTCCCGCGCCGCTGGGACCGGCACGACATCGCCGCGTTCACGCCCGCGCTCAAGCGGTTCATCCATCCGCGGCATGGTCCGCTGACCTTCCGGCAGACCAAGCTCATCGCCGCCGAGAACCCCGATCTGCACCTGCTCGCGCGTCACCCCGCCGATCCCTCGACCCGTCGGGCGATGGAAGAGATGGCCTAG